From Schaalia sp. ZJ405, one genomic window encodes:
- the recR gene encoding recombination mediator RecR → MYEGALQNLIDEFGRLPGIGPKSAQRMALFVLDSDPEDVSRLVEAIGAVRSRVHHCEICGNLTEEDQCSICRDVRRDPSVICVVQEPKDIQAIEAARVFRGRYHVLGGVIDPIHGIGPEQLRIGQLLGRLHDGDVTEVILATNPNVEGEATAAYLARTLQTIGVATSRLAMGLPMGGDLEYADSVTLGRALEGRRSL, encoded by the coding sequence ATGTACGAGGGTGCACTCCAAAACCTCATTGATGAGTTCGGTCGGTTGCCTGGGATCGGCCCGAAATCAGCGCAACGCATGGCACTATTTGTGCTTGATTCAGATCCTGAGGATGTCTCCCGCTTGGTCGAGGCTATCGGAGCCGTGCGATCCCGTGTTCACCACTGTGAAATCTGTGGGAACCTCACCGAGGAAGATCAGTGCTCAATTTGCCGGGATGTGCGGCGTGATCCATCGGTGATCTGTGTTGTCCAGGAACCCAAGGACATTCAGGCGATTGAGGCAGCACGCGTGTTCCGGGGACGCTATCACGTGCTCGGAGGTGTTATCGATCCCATTCATGGGATCGGTCCCGAACAGCTCCGCATTGGGCAGCTCCTTGGTCGCCTCCACGATGGAGACGTCACCGAGGTGATTCTCGCAACGAACCCGAATGTTGAAGGAGAAGCAACAGCCGCCTACCTTGCGCGAACGCTTCAGACGATCGGGGTTGCAACGTCTCGGCTTGCGATGGGGCTACCGATGGGTGGAGACCTGGAGTATGCGGACTCGGTGACGCTTGGACGTGCGCTTGAGGGGCGTAGGTCGCTGTAG
- a CDS encoding DNA polymerase III subunit gamma and tau produces the protein MSTALYRRYRPDTFDQVIGQDHVTQPLRAALSANRVTHAYLFSGPRGCGKTTSARILARCLNCAQGPTDTPCGTCESCVELANGGPGSLDVVEIDAASHGGVDDARELRERAAFAPIRDRYKIFIIDEAHMVTNQGFNALLKIVEEPPEHVKFVFATTEPDRVIGTIRSRTHHYPFRLVPPDVLAPYLQELCEKEQIAVDQGVINLVMRAGGGSVRDTLSVLDQLMAGVSDGHLTYHTAIALLGYTDTELLDETVDALAGGDGAAAFRVVERMVDSGHEPRRFAEDFLQRLRDLLIVSVAGDGAADVLSGVPVDQFERMQRQAKNWGSRALSRAADLTDEALRTMAGATSPRLQLELLIGRILVPLGGAQVGHVNAQGVAQGGVPGGVGIHGGGAPNERDQARFAGGGQSGGRGPRGLEALAAYQQSQGQNRPASSPQSAVSEVAPAQTVSSAPVAEGMSTPAPAPAQPQNFTPASTPTRGPEPADSALRNRENSASHQGEAPSDNRREQPRQPVQSAPAEANAWADVQPRTPGSQDGHDDAQPSQPASGRIQNSSASSPQSVAAENTPARPQPEQPGTQSTHPDSQREANTGQGRPIPPDSQTEAGHTPGTGRDADMLRNRWGEVVERLSSMNRVTWTQVSGNGQLGAVDGSTVVILFPSQGFVAQFMSRGRFQDVERAIQDVLGLNVSVTAQVGQAAGGPAVSAPTADASRDQTKTGPRHEFHTGPRTDDQGWVSEPPPFEKASAEAHSEESEPHEQFQRANADVSEELTAHDTAQVSARDELPANTDQVAADHVATDSVSASATSIPSATSKESSGDEDDASYSSPVQDVSAASTTVESLPAEPQAAESSQDPSEPFHYPEPGETPRDTRGEKKPASSSSMRYAPEPDVARQAMSSWEEAVAIPGGEGRVVFDEADSPAVSNQHTSPHGRAESEQPPAPEHQLTSEHQSAPEQQGAPEEQPTPDRRAVIAEVQAQMRERTQHAPQETQETQVIDDDTASFDDEDLETSTNFGLSAVLDILGGKVVEEVYDEGKN, from the coding sequence GTGAGCACAGCCCTGTACCGCAGATACCGCCCCGACACCTTCGACCAGGTGATCGGGCAAGACCACGTCACCCAACCGTTACGCGCGGCCTTGAGCGCGAACCGGGTAACTCACGCGTACCTATTTTCAGGGCCGCGTGGTTGTGGAAAGACAACGTCGGCGCGCATCCTTGCCCGTTGTCTCAACTGCGCTCAAGGACCAACGGATACTCCGTGCGGCACGTGCGAGTCGTGCGTTGAGTTGGCGAACGGGGGTCCTGGATCCCTGGATGTTGTCGAGATCGACGCGGCCTCGCACGGCGGTGTTGACGATGCCCGCGAATTACGTGAGCGCGCGGCCTTCGCTCCGATTCGTGACCGCTACAAAATTTTCATCATCGACGAAGCGCACATGGTGACGAACCAGGGCTTCAATGCTCTGCTGAAAATCGTTGAGGAACCGCCAGAGCACGTGAAATTCGTCTTCGCAACAACGGAACCTGACCGGGTCATCGGAACCATTCGCTCGCGGACACACCACTATCCGTTCCGTTTGGTTCCGCCGGACGTTTTGGCTCCCTACCTCCAGGAGCTGTGCGAAAAAGAGCAGATTGCCGTTGATCAGGGTGTGATTAACCTGGTGATGCGTGCGGGCGGAGGTTCAGTACGTGACACGTTGTCCGTCCTCGACCAGCTGATGGCAGGCGTATCCGACGGACACCTGACTTACCACACAGCGATCGCACTGCTTGGATACACGGACACCGAGCTACTGGATGAAACGGTTGACGCCCTCGCCGGCGGAGACGGAGCCGCTGCCTTCCGCGTCGTTGAACGCATGGTGGATTCCGGTCACGAACCCCGACGTTTTGCGGAGGACTTCCTTCAGCGCTTACGTGACCTACTCATCGTCTCCGTTGCAGGTGACGGTGCAGCAGACGTGCTCAGCGGTGTTCCCGTTGATCAGTTCGAGCGTATGCAGCGTCAGGCGAAGAATTGGGGAAGTCGTGCGCTGTCGAGGGCCGCGGACTTGACGGACGAGGCTCTGCGGACAATGGCCGGAGCAACCTCGCCCAGGCTGCAACTTGAACTACTCATCGGTCGAATCCTTGTTCCCCTTGGCGGGGCGCAGGTCGGTCACGTGAATGCCCAGGGTGTTGCTCAGGGTGGTGTGCCCGGTGGTGTTGGTATTCACGGTGGCGGTGCCCCCAACGAGCGTGATCAGGCTCGTTTCGCCGGGGGAGGCCAGAGTGGGGGCCGCGGTCCGCGAGGTCTCGAAGCGCTTGCGGCATATCAGCAGTCCCAGGGGCAGAATCGGCCTGCGTCGAGTCCGCAATCGGCAGTATCCGAGGTCGCACCTGCTCAGACGGTGTCAAGCGCGCCCGTAGCGGAAGGAATGTCAACGCCGGCACCTGCACCCGCTCAGCCGCAGAATTTTACACCCGCGTCCACGCCGACACGTGGGCCCGAACCTGCTGATTCAGCTTTGCGCAATCGTGAGAATTCCGCGTCACACCAGGGTGAGGCACCCTCCGATAATCGACGTGAACAGCCGCGTCAGCCCGTTCAGTCCGCCCCTGCTGAGGCGAATGCGTGGGCTGATGTGCAACCGCGAACCCCCGGGTCCCAGGATGGGCATGACGATGCTCAACCCAGCCAGCCCGCATCTGGGCGGATCCAGAATTCGTCCGCGTCGAGTCCGCAGTCGGTGGCAGCAGAGAATACTCCGGCGCGCCCGCAGCCGGAGCAGCCGGGCACTCAGTCCACTCATCCGGACAGTCAGCGGGAAGCCAATACTGGCCAAGGTCGGCCAATACCCCCAGACTCTCAGACCGAGGCCGGGCATACGCCTGGCACGGGCCGCGACGCCGACATGCTGCGCAATCGTTGGGGCGAAGTCGTTGAACGCCTGAGTTCAATGAACCGTGTGACATGGACGCAGGTCAGCGGTAACGGACAGCTCGGAGCAGTTGACGGATCAACCGTTGTGATCCTCTTCCCCAGTCAGGGTTTTGTTGCTCAGTTCATGAGCCGAGGTCGCTTCCAAGACGTTGAACGCGCAATTCAGGATGTCCTTGGCCTGAACGTGTCGGTGACGGCCCAGGTTGGACAGGCTGCGGGTGGCCCCGCGGTTTCGGCTCCCACAGCGGACGCATCCCGTGATCAGACTAAGACGGGTCCTCGCCACGAGTTCCACACCGGCCCGCGCACCGACGACCAGGGATGGGTCTCGGAGCCGCCCCCTTTTGAGAAAGCCTCAGCGGAGGCACACTCTGAGGAATCCGAGCCGCACGAACAGTTCCAGCGGGCGAATGCTGATGTATCCGAGGAATTGACGGCCCACGATACAGCCCAGGTTTCGGCCCGAGATGAACTGCCTGCCAACACAGATCAGGTGGCAGCGGATCATGTGGCAACCGATTCCGTGAGCGCGTCTGCCACTTCGATCCCCTCTGCCACATCGAAGGAGTCTTCGGGGGACGAGGACGACGCGTCGTATTCTTCGCCAGTTCAGGATGTGTCCGCTGCATCGACCACGGTTGAATCTCTACCCGCTGAGCCTCAAGCCGCTGAGTCTTCGCAGGACCCATCGGAACCCTTCCACTACCCCGAACCCGGCGAAACGCCCAGGGATACGCGGGGTGAAAAGAAGCCGGCCTCGTCCTCGTCAATGAGATATGCACCGGAACCTGACGTGGCCAGACAGGCGATGAGCAGCTGGGAGGAAGCGGTTGCGATCCCCGGCGGCGAGGGGCGGGTTGTTTTCGACGAAGCAGACTCTCCCGCGGTGTCGAACCAGCACACGTCTCCTCACGGGCGCGCAGAATCCGAACAACCGCCTGCTCCGGAACACCAGCTGACGTCAGAGCACCAATCCGCGCCGGAACAACAGGGCGCCCCTGAGGAACAACCCACTCCCGACCGGCGTGCCGTCATCGCGGAAGTTCAGGCGCAGATGCGCGAGAGGACGCAGCACGCACCGCAAGAAACACAAGAAACACAGGTCATTGACGACGACACCGCATCATTTGACGACGAAGACCTGGAAACGTCAACGAATTTCGGATTGTCGGCGGTGCTCGATATCCTCGGAGGCAAAGTGGTCGAGGAAGTGTACGACGAGGGAAAGAATTAA